In a genomic window of Virgibacillus sp. SK37:
- a CDS encoding ATP-dependent RecD-like DNA helicase, translating to MDTEKQSIVEQGYVKGELLHTIFHNEAEHFSIAKIKVIDTNEDFKEKEIIAKGYFSNLQEQTAYLFYGLFENHPKFGLQYRVTSYKTYIPDTTEGLIAYLSSDLFYGIGKKTAGKIVQHLGENAVSKILNDRNVLNGVPGLSKDTADSLAQSLQENQGFEHIVVYLAKYNIGLKMAQKIYQEYKEDAITILEEDPYQYVFDIEGFGFQTADQIAGQRGLSPTHPNRIGAGCIYTLQKSVQDGHVYLPISVCVEKVLDLLSAHSLSIDIITERLKELNTTKSVIILQDRVYLPSLYYAEDGFASQLNRIISKSMEHETPLAELMKIIGDIEETEILSYGKEQFSAINQAVHSKVLILTGGPGTGKTTVIKGIIKAFSTIHNLSLDTHEYKDMSEFPFILTAPTGRAAKRLTESTGLPAVTIHRLLGWDGKSGFNKTEDEQLSGRFLIIDEFSMVDIWLANHLFKAIPEDMQVLIVGDEDQLPSVGPGQVLTDLLASDVLPYVQLTDVYRQKEGSKIIQLAHQIKNNELIQLENDKDFSYIPCYEHQMIEVITTIISKAISKGIDVKDIQVLAPMYRSLAGITMINRELQQLINPRDKRKREVKFADTIFRKGDKVIQLVNQPEDNVFNGDIGEVVAIFREDENTDNVEQLVVLFDEKEVVYERKDYVNIMHAYCISIHKSQGSEFPIVIMPVVSAYRRMLRKNLLYTAITRSKQSLIICGEQDAFLRGVQTMDTNKRYTTLKEQLLERIQTQANKLDESLIEDDISPYDFM from the coding sequence ATGGATACGGAAAAACAATCGATAGTGGAGCAAGGTTATGTGAAAGGTGAACTTTTGCATACGATTTTTCATAACGAAGCGGAACATTTCTCAATTGCTAAAATTAAAGTGATTGATACGAATGAGGATTTCAAAGAAAAAGAAATAATAGCCAAAGGTTATTTCTCAAATCTACAGGAGCAAACAGCCTATCTTTTCTATGGACTCTTTGAAAATCACCCTAAATTCGGACTTCAATACCGGGTTACTTCTTATAAAACGTATATTCCAGATACAACTGAGGGGTTGATTGCTTATTTATCAAGCGATTTATTCTATGGTATCGGGAAGAAGACGGCTGGTAAAATAGTTCAGCATTTAGGGGAGAATGCAGTTTCGAAGATTTTAAATGATCGTAATGTGTTAAACGGTGTTCCAGGATTGAGTAAAGATACTGCAGATTCACTTGCTCAAAGCCTTCAGGAAAATCAAGGCTTTGAGCATATTGTTGTCTATTTAGCCAAATACAATATTGGCTTAAAGATGGCACAAAAAATCTATCAAGAATATAAAGAGGATGCAATAACGATTCTTGAAGAAGATCCATACCAATATGTTTTCGACATAGAGGGGTTTGGATTTCAAACTGCAGACCAAATAGCAGGCCAGAGAGGGCTCTCGCCTACTCATCCTAATCGTATCGGTGCTGGTTGTATATACACATTGCAAAAAAGTGTACAGGATGGGCACGTATATTTGCCCATATCTGTTTGTGTGGAGAAAGTTTTGGATTTGTTATCTGCTCATTCGCTTTCGATCGATATTATTACAGAAAGGTTAAAAGAATTAAATACAACTAAATCTGTGATTATTCTGCAGGATCGTGTTTATTTGCCTTCTCTTTATTATGCTGAAGATGGGTTTGCTTCCCAGTTAAATCGGATCATAAGTAAATCTATGGAGCATGAAACACCTCTTGCTGAATTGATGAAAATTATCGGTGATATAGAGGAAACAGAAATTTTAAGCTATGGAAAGGAACAGTTTTCAGCTATAAACCAGGCCGTGCATTCAAAAGTGTTAATACTTACAGGTGGACCAGGAACGGGGAAAACAACGGTTATTAAAGGAATAATTAAGGCTTTTTCCACCATCCATAATTTATCTCTTGATACACATGAGTATAAGGATATGTCTGAATTTCCATTTATACTGACTGCGCCTACTGGCCGTGCTGCCAAAAGACTTACAGAATCAACTGGTCTACCTGCAGTAACAATACACAGGTTACTGGGATGGGATGGAAAAAGTGGGTTCAATAAGACAGAAGACGAGCAATTAAGTGGAAGGTTTCTGATCATTGATGAGTTTTCCATGGTTGATATTTGGCTCGCCAATCATTTATTTAAAGCAATTCCTGAAGACATGCAAGTATTAATAGTTGGTGATGAAGATCAATTACCATCTGTGGGCCCTGGCCAAGTGTTAACGGATTTGTTAGCGAGTGACGTGCTCCCCTATGTGCAATTAACGGATGTATATCGACAAAAAGAAGGGTCGAAGATTATTCAGCTTGCACACCAAATCAAAAATAATGAACTAATTCAACTAGAAAATGATAAAGATTTTAGTTATATTCCTTGTTACGAACATCAAATGATTGAAGTTATTACTACAATTATTTCCAAAGCTATCTCCAAAGGGATTGATGTCAAGGATATTCAAGTACTTGCACCAATGTATCGCTCTCTTGCTGGTATTACTATGATTAATAGAGAACTCCAACAATTAATTAATCCAAGAGATAAGAGAAAAAGAGAAGTAAAGTTTGCTGATACTATATTCCGAAAAGGAGACAAGGTAATCCAGCTTGTAAACCAGCCAGAAGACAATGTATTTAACGGTGATATTGGGGAAGTCGTAGCTATTTTCAGAGAAGATGAAAACACGGATAATGTGGAACAACTAGTGGTCCTATTTGATGAGAAGGAAGTAGTTTATGAGCGTAAAGATTACGTGAATATTATGCATGCTTATTGCATATCAATTCATAAATCTCAAGGAAGTGAATTTCCTATAGTTATTATGCCAGTAGTTTCTGCATATCGCCGTATGTTAAGGAAAAACTTACTTTATACCGCAATTACCAGAAGTAAACAATCACTTATAATATGTGGGGAACAAGACGCATTCCTGAGAGGAGTGCAAACAATGGATACGAATAAACGGTATACAACGTTGAAGGAACAATTATTAGAAAGAATACAAACTCAAGCTAATAAGTTGGACGAATCGCTAATAGAAGATGACATTTCTCCGTATGATTTTATGTGA
- a CDS encoding AI-2E family transporter, with protein sequence MLYPVVNKLQQYNIHRGIAILLIYFLFFGSITYLIYRIYPMIILQLRDLNEQLPQFIKLYEELIYKLYEYTSFLPETVHDKIDELILHAEKSIDKILSKLIGGFTKIIDTIIFLMVIPVLVFYFLKDYTKIKAYCKRLVPGKYRYQTGKMAEAIDENLGNYIRGQLIVCLFVSIASFILFQLLNLKYALLLSIIMGITNLIPYFGPIIGAVPAAMVGFTLSGKLVIYVIIGVFIIQLIESNLLAPFIVGKSIQIHPVVIIFVLLLGGQLFGVVGMIVAVPALTIIKVVVTHLRAFKSYN encoded by the coding sequence TTGCTCTATCCAGTAGTTAATAAATTGCAACAATACAACATACATAGGGGCATAGCAATATTACTTATTTACTTCCTTTTCTTTGGTAGTATAACCTACTTGATTTATCGGATTTATCCAATGATTATCTTGCAATTACGCGACTTAAATGAGCAATTACCACAATTCATCAAGCTGTATGAGGAATTAATTTATAAATTATACGAATATACCTCGTTTCTACCTGAAACAGTACATGATAAAATTGATGAACTAATTCTGCATGCAGAAAAATCCATTGATAAGATATTATCTAAGTTAATTGGTGGTTTTACCAAGATAATTGATACCATTATTTTTCTAATGGTAATCCCTGTTTTAGTCTTTTATTTTTTAAAAGATTATACTAAAATTAAGGCCTATTGTAAGCGGTTAGTCCCAGGGAAATATCGGTATCAGACAGGTAAGATGGCTGAGGCGATTGATGAGAACTTAGGAAATTATATACGGGGTCAGCTAATTGTCTGTCTATTTGTAAGTATAGCTTCTTTTATCTTATTTCAATTACTAAATTTAAAATATGCTCTATTATTGTCAATCATTATGGGTATAACTAATCTAATCCCTTATTTTGGGCCTATCATAGGTGCTGTACCTGCTGCAATGGTCGGCTTCACTCTCTCGGGGAAACTTGTTATTTACGTGATTATAGGAGTATTTATCATTCAGTTAATTGAAAGCAATCTTTTGGCACCTTTTATAGTAGGTAAAAGCATTCAGATTCATCCTGTGGTAATCATATTTGTATTACTGCTTGGAGGCCAGTTATTTGGGGTGGTTGGGATGATTGTTGCTGTACCAGCATTGACGATAATTAAAGTAGTTGTCACACATTTACGTGCATTTAAGAGTTATAATTGA
- the alaS gene encoding alanine--tRNA ligase: protein MKHLTSAEVRQMFLDFFKEKNHRVEPSASLVPKDDPTLLWINSGVATLKKYFDGRVIPENPRIVNAQKSIRTNDIENVGFTARHHTFFEMLGNFSIGEYFKKEAIEWAWEFLTSEKWIGFNPDLLSVTVHPEDDEAYDLWLNVIGLPKERIIRLEENFWDIGEGPSGPNTEIFYDRGERYGDDPNEPELYPGGENERYLEIWNLVFSQFNHNPDDTYTPLPKKNIDTGMGLERMVCVIQDTPTNFETDLFMPIIKKAETFANTTYGKNKTADTAFKVIADHIRTVSFAIGDGAVPSNEGRGYVLRRLLRRAVRFAKEVGIEKPFMYELVETVGNIMKDFYPEVLNKKDFIKNIIKVEEERFHETLQDGLDILSSIMEKEKEKGSTVFPGSEVFRLYDTYGFPKELTEEYVDEQGFTIDEEGFNEEMRKQRERARNARQKVDSMQVQDGILSQIEVESEFTGYDQLEEKAIIATMIHDQKTVEVAGKDEEVFVFLNKTPFYAESGGQVADKGWIYSDTASAYVEDVQKSPKGQHIHRIRVKNGEFHIGDQVKVMVESTFREGVVKNHTATHLLHQALKDVLGTHVNQAGSLVTPDRLRFDFSHFNSVTEEEIQQIEQIVNEKIWASYPLSINYKKIDEAKEMGAMALFGEKYGDIVRVVQIGDYSIELCGGCHVKNTSDIGLFKIMSESGIGAGVRRIEAVTSKQAYEYLNHRLHILQTSAQLMKTDEEKLPEKIEGVFQEMKVLQKENESLSAKLSNVEASSLLDKVETINDIPLLTQKVNVKDMNQLRNMVDELKQKMGTGVILLAAENGQKVQLAAGVSKDLMDKGIHAGQLIKRAAQVCGGGGGGRPDMAQAGGKEPAKIQDALASAEQYINDNAK, encoded by the coding sequence ATGAAACATTTAACATCAGCAGAAGTCAGACAAATGTTTTTGGACTTTTTTAAAGAAAAAAATCACCGCGTTGAACCAAGTGCTTCACTTGTACCAAAGGATGACCCTACTCTTTTGTGGATTAACAGTGGTGTAGCTACATTAAAGAAGTATTTTGATGGTCGGGTTATTCCTGAAAATCCTCGTATTGTAAATGCCCAGAAATCGATACGAACAAACGATATTGAGAATGTAGGTTTTACTGCTAGACATCATACGTTTTTCGAAATGCTTGGTAATTTTTCAATCGGTGAATATTTTAAGAAGGAAGCTATAGAATGGGCTTGGGAATTTCTTACAAGTGAAAAATGGATTGGGTTTAATCCTGACTTATTATCTGTAACAGTACATCCAGAGGATGATGAAGCGTATGATTTATGGCTGAATGTTATCGGGTTACCTAAAGAACGAATTATCCGCTTAGAGGAAAATTTTTGGGATATTGGGGAAGGACCAAGTGGCCCTAATACGGAAATTTTTTATGATCGGGGCGAAAGATATGGAGACGATCCGAATGAGCCAGAATTATATCCAGGGGGAGAAAATGAGCGTTATCTAGAAATATGGAATTTAGTTTTTTCCCAATTTAACCATAACCCGGACGATACGTATACACCGCTACCTAAAAAGAATATTGATACAGGTATGGGATTGGAAAGAATGGTATGTGTCATCCAAGATACGCCTACTAACTTTGAAACGGACTTGTTTATGCCAATCATAAAAAAGGCTGAAACATTTGCAAATACTACGTATGGTAAAAATAAAACTGCTGACACTGCTTTTAAGGTAATTGCCGATCATATTCGTACTGTTAGCTTTGCAATAGGTGATGGTGCTGTTCCATCAAATGAAGGTCGAGGTTATGTATTACGCAGGTTGCTGCGAAGAGCAGTACGCTTTGCTAAAGAAGTTGGTATTGAGAAGCCATTCATGTATGAATTAGTAGAAACGGTTGGGAATATCATGAAAGACTTCTATCCAGAGGTTTTAAATAAAAAAGACTTTATAAAGAACATAATTAAAGTAGAGGAAGAACGTTTTCACGAAACGCTGCAGGATGGACTTGATATTCTATCTTCTATCATGGAAAAGGAAAAAGAAAAAGGGAGCACAGTTTTTCCTGGATCAGAAGTTTTCCGCTTATATGATACCTATGGATTTCCTAAAGAATTAACTGAAGAATATGTAGACGAACAAGGTTTTACTATTGACGAAGAAGGTTTCAATGAGGAAATGCGAAAGCAACGCGAACGAGCTCGCAATGCAAGACAAAAAGTTGATTCCATGCAGGTACAAGATGGGATTTTAAGCCAAATTGAAGTAGAGAGTGAGTTTACTGGATATGATCAGTTAGAAGAAAAAGCGATAATTGCTACTATGATCCATGATCAGAAGACAGTAGAGGTTGCTGGCAAGGATGAAGAAGTCTTTGTATTTTTAAATAAGACACCATTCTATGCAGAAAGTGGTGGACAAGTTGCAGATAAGGGTTGGATTTATTCTGATACAGCTTCAGCATATGTTGAGGATGTACAAAAATCACCAAAAGGACAGCATATCCACCGTATTCGTGTGAAAAACGGTGAGTTTCATATTGGTGATCAGGTGAAGGTTATGGTTGAAAGTACATTCCGAGAGGGTGTAGTAAAAAATCATACAGCGACCCATTTACTCCATCAAGCTTTAAAGGATGTATTAGGAACTCATGTAAACCAAGCAGGATCCCTTGTAACTCCAGATCGCCTGCGATTTGATTTTTCTCATTTCAACTCTGTTACAGAGGAAGAGATTCAGCAGATAGAGCAAATAGTTAATGAAAAAATATGGGCTTCTTATCCGCTCAGCATTAATTATAAAAAGATTGATGAAGCAAAAGAGATGGGCGCAATGGCATTATTTGGTGAAAAATATGGTGATATTGTTAGAGTAGTTCAAATAGGAGATTATAGTATAGAACTATGTGGTGGTTGTCATGTGAAAAATACTTCTGATATTGGATTATTCAAAATTATGTCAGAAAGTGGTATTGGAGCCGGGGTTAGAAGGATAGAAGCAGTAACAAGCAAACAAGCTTATGAATATCTGAATCATCGTCTTCATATTTTACAGACATCAGCTCAACTCATGAAAACAGATGAAGAAAAGCTACCTGAAAAAATAGAAGGTGTTTTCCAAGAGATGAAGGTTTTACAAAAAGAGAATGAATCTCTAAGTGCAAAATTATCAAATGTGGAAGCATCTAGCTTACTCGATAAAGTAGAAACGATTAATGACATTCCTTTGCTAACTCAAAAAGTTAATGTTAAGGATATGAACCAACTAAGAAATATGGTTGATGAGTTAAAGCAAAAAATGGGAACAGGGGTAATACTTTTAGCTGCTGAAAATGGTCAAAAGGTTCAGCTTGCCGCTGGAGTTTCCAAAGATCTGATGGATAAAGGTATCCATGCCGGTCAATTAATTAAAAGAGCTGCTCAAGTATGCGGTGGTGGTGGTGGAGGACGCCCTGATATGGCACAAGCAGGTGGTAAGGAACCTGCTAAAATTCAGGATGCTCTAGCATCTGCCGAGCAATATATAAACGACAATGCGAAGTAG
- a CDS encoding IreB family regulatory phosphoprotein, which produces MSSFDKTMKFNFSEEPFDQDIKQILFTVHEALKEKGYNPINQIVGYLLSGDPAYIPRHQDARNLIRKVERDEVIEELVKFYLEKQREN; this is translated from the coding sequence ATGAGTTCGTTTGATAAGACAATGAAATTTAATTTCTCTGAAGAACCTTTTGATCAGGATATTAAGCAAATTCTTTTCACTGTACATGAAGCATTAAAAGAAAAAGGTTATAATCCAATTAATCAAATCGTTGGTTATTTATTGTCGGGAGATCCTGCCTATATTCCGAGACATCAGGATGCACGTAATTTGATTCGTAAAGTGGAACGAGATGAAGTTATTGAGGAATTAGTTAAATTCTATCTTGAAAAACAAAGGGAAAATTAA
- the ruvX gene encoding Holliday junction resolvase RuvX → MKLIGLDVGSKTIGVAVSDTLGWTAQGVTTIKWDENNITSADEELKNIINEHEVGKAIIGLPKNMNGTIGERGEASQAFAKHVEEVHGIPTELWDERLTTMAAERVLLEADMSRKKRKKVIDKMAAVMILQGYLDQK, encoded by the coding sequence ATGAAATTAATCGGATTAGATGTCGGTTCCAAAACAATTGGAGTCGCTGTAAGTGATACCTTAGGGTGGACAGCCCAAGGTGTAACAACGATAAAGTGGGATGAGAACAATATAACATCCGCAGACGAAGAGTTAAAAAACATTATAAATGAACATGAAGTAGGGAAAGCTATTATTGGCTTACCTAAAAACATGAATGGTACAATTGGTGAAAGAGGAGAAGCATCCCAGGCTTTTGCAAAGCATGTGGAAGAGGTACACGGTATTCCAACTGAATTATGGGATGAGAGATTGACTACAATGGCAGCTGAACGTGTTTTATTAGAAGCTGATATGAGTAGGAAAAAACGAAAAAAAGTGATTGATAAAATGGCAGCAGTAATGATTTTACAAGGTTACCTTGATCAAAAGTAA
- a CDS encoding DUF1292 domain-containing protein, which produces MALEEKERIIIPDENGEEHLFEVLFTFDVDETNQSYIAVVPVEQTEDEEVEVYAFRYEEQEKDDDDLSLFPIDSEEEWNMVEEMLNTLADEEEENK; this is translated from the coding sequence ATGGCATTAGAAGAGAAAGAAAGAATAATTATCCCAGACGAAAATGGGGAAGAACATCTATTTGAGGTTTTATTTACTTTTGATGTGGATGAAACGAATCAATCCTACATTGCGGTGGTACCTGTAGAACAAACAGAAGATGAAGAAGTGGAAGTATATGCTTTCCGCTATGAAGAGCAAGAAAAAGATGATGATGATCTGTCACTATTCCCTATCGATTCTGAAGAAGAGTGGAACATGGTGGAAGAAATGCTAAACACATTGGCAGATGAAGAAGAAGAGAATAAATAA